The genomic segment CGCAAACCTCTCGCCGTAGCGTGCTACGGCTTCGCTGCGCGCGCCTCGTCCTGCTTGGTCCCGAGAAAAATACCCGCGGGAAATGTCTTGAGTACGCCTTCGGCCCACGGCTCCTTCCATCGCTAGGCACTGAGCGAAAAACCGTCGGGCGGGGGTCTCCGTACGGCTGCGGCACTCGCGCCTCGCATCCCTCGGCCATCCGACGGAAACGTATCGGGCTTGCGTCTGGAGAATGTTTGGCGCGCGCCTTGCCCTGCTAGGCACTGGATGAAAAACCTTCGGGTGGATGTATTCTGTATTTTTTTGAAGGTCGAGAAAGTCTGCTGGGAATGGTCGGCGGGCTTAATTTTCTTGAGCTTTTCGCTGGAAAAATTGCTATCCTTTGAGGTATGAAACCGACTCTTTCAATGGTGTTACAGCTACCGCCTTCTACAGCGTATTCGATGCTGGATGCGGTTGCGAAGAACTTGCTTATGGGTATCAGCAAGATGCTGGAATCCGGCAAGGTGCGCTTTACTGTTTTTCTAGATGGTCCTACTCTGGAAGCTGCACATAGTGCTGCGCGTCCTCTTGCGTTTAGCCGCTTGAGGAAGGCTGTTGAAGATGGTTATCTTGAAATTTTAGGCGGTGGATTCTTGGATCCCATGCTGCCCTTGTTCCCGACGGACTTGCAGTCGCTGCAGCTGGAACAGCACCGCAAGCTGGTACAGAAATTTTTTGGCTTAGAACCTGCGGGCTATTACAATTCCTCTATGGTTTGGGAAATGGAGATGACGGAACTTCTGGAGAAGAACCGTTTTGAATATGCTCTCGTGCAGGAATCGGCCTTGCAGGATGCCTTGGGACGTTCTACGTCTGTGTCGGGCTGGTATTCTGTGGAAGATAAGGGTTCTATCCTGAGGGTGGTTCCTGTATCTGAAAAGCTTTCTCAGGCTATTGCCAACGATGATTTTAACTGGCTGGAAATTGCAGAACCATACTGCCGTGACGGTAGATCTGCTGTTGTTGTCCTGGATATGCCGCCTGCTCCCGGCGATATTGTGCCGTTCTTTGAACGTCTGATTGACTTTATCGAGACCAACGACATCGCGACGAAGACGGTGGGCGCTGCGGTGAACGACCAGAACTCTGAAGGTCGTCTCAGCTTCCTGGTTTCTGCGGGTAGACGGATTGGTCTGCCGGCCACTGCCAAGACATGTCGCGAACTGCTGGTGCGTCGTCCGGAGATTAACTTATTCCACAAGATTCTTCTTTCCTTGTTCCGCCGCGGTAACGCTGGCCTGAAGGACAAGACCCGACAGAAGTTTCTGGAGACTTTGTATCCTTCCGTGTCTCCCATATTCTATCGTGACTTGCAGGATTCCGAGGGTATGCGTTCTCCCCAGGTTCGATACTGGGGGAATTGCTTCGTGACGAAGTCTTCTGCATTTTTGGCAGAAAATCTTTCTTTTGATGGCATCCGTCTGGAGATTGCGGATGTTCTCCTGGAAGGACGAAAGTTGATTACGGCAGAGAACCATACCTTTACGTTCCTGCTGGACTACTTTGGTGGTGGCGTGCTGCGCTACTTGAATTCCAAGATTACGTCTTGCAATGTCCTAAGTTCCTGGCGTGACGATGGCGAAGCTGCTGTGGGATTTCAGGATTATTTCCTGCCCAATATGGATTACAACGCGTCTAAGCTGGATCAACTTCTGGCTGACCGTGAGCATGCACTGACCGCACCTTACGACTATCAGATTAAGCGTCATGAGGCTGGCACGGACATCGAGCTTTTGTCTGAACAGCCATTATCCATCGGCGAAAAACTGGGGTTACTTCAGATCCAGAAGAATTTTGCCTTGTCCTCTGCGGGCTCAGACTTTAAACTATCCTACCATGTTGAAAACACTGCCTTTACCCTCCAGAAGGGTTTCTTTGGGTTCCTTTTGGAAACTGGCCTGGC from the Fibrobacter sp. UWEL genome contains:
- a CDS encoding alpha-amylase/4-alpha-glucanotransferase domain-containing protein, with product MKPTLSMVLQLPPSTAYSMLDAVAKNLLMGISKMLESGKVRFTVFLDGPTLEAAHSAARPLAFSRLRKAVEDGYLEILGGGFLDPMLPLFPTDLQSLQLEQHRKLVQKFFGLEPAGYYNSSMVWEMEMTELLEKNRFEYALVQESALQDALGRSTSVSGWYSVEDKGSILRVVPVSEKLSQAIANDDFNWLEIAEPYCRDGRSAVVVLDMPPAPGDIVPFFERLIDFIETNDIATKTVGAAVNDQNSEGRLSFLVSAGRRIGLPATAKTCRELLVRRPEINLFHKILLSLFRRGNAGLKDKTRQKFLETLYPSVSPIFYRDLQDSEGMRSPQVRYWGNCFVTKSSAFLAENLSFDGIRLEIADVLLEGRKLITAENHTFTFLLDYFGGGVLRYLNSKITSCNVLSSWRDDGEAAVGFQDYFLPNMDYNASKLDQLLADREHALTAPYDYQIKRHEAGTDIELLSEQPLSIGEKLGLLQIQKNFALSSAGSDFKLSYHVENTAFTLQKGFFGFLLETGLAACERRESSVLVDGKKIPFSFREGVIYPEARKVEIVDSYSSCHLHLEFDKPTSILLSPIFGASSSSAAPDALQGIRVFPFWKTAMESLGVFDVNVQVHFSKR